The DNA region AGTGTCCAATCTGCAGCTTCAGTTGCTTGCAACAAGCTGGCTGACGGACCATTAGCCGAACTATTCATTCTGCCGTGGGGAATCTATGCAAATTTAACTACTAATGCGGTCTGTAATTTCATTGCTGCCAACGCAAACATACAGAGCTTAGCCGGTTCACCCACTACAATAAATGATCTAAAGGTTGGAAGCCAAATCATTCAGCAGCTAAAGGCACATACCGACAATTCGAGTATTCCCCGTATTTCGGTATGGGCCGAAGAAACCTCGCCGGTACACTGGCGAATGTTCAGCACTGAGATCTACAACAATGATCTGGAGCTCGTTGATAAAATTGGTGTCGCAAGAAACGTTTACAATGCTTACTATGGAGTAAATCTAACCAAAGCTATTGCAGCAGCAATAGGTGCACTCTATAATCCGTTATTATTACCTTTATCAGCTTTGTACACCTACCGATCAACCCAATGGAAAAAAGGCCGCGACTGGTTTGATGACAGCGAGAACATATGGTGCGGTCTGATTAAAAGTACTGAAACGCAGCTGGTAACCTACTGGTCGTACGAGCTCATTTGCGAGCCCGATCCAAGCGGATACTACGAATGTTTGTATTATTACTGGGACTGGGTGCCTCGAACACGCTTTGTAAGTGTGAACACACCCAACGATGGCTTGTTGCCCAAACACACCCAGGTATTAAACAATATTCCTGCCGAAAACATTTACCGCGTTTATGGCGCTAACCACCTCGAAATAAGAAATATGAGCCAATGTACTCTAAACGGGCAACCCAATGATGCGATGCGCCAAAGGTTTAATGAGATCTTTAATAGACAACCAAGTGATTGGTTTCAAACCCCGGTACGACAATGAAAACAATATGTACACTATTGATTTCAAGTTTTCTCCTTGCTGCCTCGTGCAGCAAGGAGAAAACTCCTGATGTGCAAACCGATGAAAATGGGGTTGTTATAGCGAAACCCATTTTATGGAAAACGCATCGACATGCCACAACTGTTGTTAACAATAGTTACACCCGAAATCCCATTTATCACTACAATAATATTGTCGTACACACGACTAATGGCAATGAAAGAAGAAGACTGACCATGTTAAATAGTGATAATGGCGAAATAATCTGGCATTGGGATGATCATGTTTTTCCACAATCAACAGCCAGATTTATTGATATCAGTTATTACTTTCAAAAAGATCATTTACTCACCTGGCAGATGGGAAGCCGAAGTTATTGTGTTAACCTCAACAATGGCTCTACACATTGGAAAATACGAAGAGAAAATTGGTGGGATGTAAGAATTCAGCCTTACAGGGATAATTATTTCTTTTCGACAGTTGAGTCAACAAACAGCAGTAACTATGTTGTTTATAAAGCTCATATTACTGACATAACAGATGGTGAAACCAATGTATTTCTTGAGGCTAATTTGTCAGGGGATTTCATAAATAGTAATAATTCAAAGGGCGGGGTGCTGTATTCCAACCTTACATCCGACCCCAGTTTAATAGTTGTTACCTATTTTGAGCCTTTGCCGAATTGGTTTGCCAATATTTTTCATGGTCTTTACAACACTCAAACCAATGATTGGGTTTGGGACAGAAAACTATTGGGGCCACCAAGGCAGAGTTCAGGTGTTCATACGCCGCCAATTGTGTATCAAAACAGAATTTATGCGGCTTATAGCAATAGTATTGTATGTCATGATATTGCCACTGGTGTTAAACTTTGGCAAAAGGAATTTCAAGGAGACTTTGCTTTTTCAGGCTTTATCATTGAGGAGGATAAAATCATTGCCAATTGCGAGGATACCTATACCTATTGCCTGAATCCGCAAACAGGTGAACAATTGTGGAGAACCCAATCGGCCGGTACTTCAAGTCCTATAAGCTATTTAAACGGGGTAGTCTATTTTGCAGGAGGCTCAACCGGACGTTTGCATGCCATTGAAGTGGCAACAGGCAAAATGCTTTGGAGCATCAATGTGGATCGTTTGGGTGAAAAAGGGGGTATGTTTAGTTACAATGGCATTTATGTTTTACCTGCTTCGGGCGGCAAACCCGCCAAAGTAATAGCTTTATCCGGTCTGTATGCCTATTGTTTTGAGGCAGCCAAATAATACAGGAATGACTAATAGAATTTGGGCATTGATCAAACTTTCTCTTCAACAGATTATTTTGTTGCGGAGGATGTTTGCTCCACGATGCAATCGTGCAGTAACGAATAAAACACCCCCAGACCCCTGCTGTACTGCCCGGATCCGTTTTGGCTGCTGTAAAAAACCCGTTGTATTGACCTGTTTATCAGCATATTGAAAAAATTTCGAAAAAAAGTCCAAAATTTTTGATGCGATTTTGGCATTGAGTGGTACTAATAGGCGTAAAAAAGGAACAATGCCCGAAGCAAAAAGGCACATAGCTACCCCCCGCTACCGCACGATTGTATCGTGTGGCATAAAAGAATATACCCCCAGCACAGGGCTACGCCTTCTTTGCTTTGTGAACCGCATCCCGCAACGGAAGCAGGCAGTTTGTCCGCCCCCCCCCGCAAAAAGCAAGCGTTTGCTGCATGGGCAGCAGGGTCAGACCATAGGTTATGGTCATGAAAACACATTTACACAGCTGTTTTGTACGCAATATGTGCCATCTTGCAACACTAAGCATATCTTCTGGCTGGGAAAGAATAAGTTCGACTGAGGTGGGCCTGGATATGCAAGCTCCGGGCCATCCATATCGTAGCCACTCAAAGTTGAACAACAGGGTGAGAATCCAAAATAAATTATGAACTTTAACCAATTATTTCAGATGATAAAAAAACTTTTCATACCAACAACGCTTATTGTTATGGTGCTTGCGCTATCGTGCAAAAAAGACCATCCGGTTCAGGAAAAACAAAGCCAAATCCAGCAATATACCCCCGAGGCTATGGCCATTTGGCAGAAGCTTAACAGTTTTAATCAGCTCATCAAAAGCGGGATTAAAAGTGAGCAATACATGCAGCCCGACAGTGCGCTCTGGCTGCTCGAGGCTTTGTTCAATGTGCAGATGGGCACCGATACCACCTTTGACGATGTACAATCCTATCACAAAACGTATAAACTGACCCTAAATGACAATGGTCTCGCCGGTTTGAGTCAGGTTGCAGAAGTATACAATCTTATGCTGTCAGATTTGCAGGACGAACTTGATGCCATAGCCTCAGGTTACAAATTCCTTATTATTGCCGACCTTAAGCCAGGTGAAAGCAAAAGCGACGATTATGAAATAGAACTCACAGGAGCTATTGGCATAAACCCACTAAGCCTTTATGAGCCATTAACAGAACTCGACAACTGGTATTACGGCAATATGCTGGGCCGCTGCGATGGACAGTATTTGTGGCAATCGGATGCTGGGCAGGAACTCAAACGAAGATTCAACAACCCAAGGGTTGGCATTCATGGCGGAGTGCATAGCTGGATAAATAATTACTCTACGGAAGCCCTTTCACACCAACAATATCCTGGTAGAATATTTCATCAAATCAGCCCTGTTTCACCATGCATCCTAAGTCAAGATATGATTCACTATTTAAGAGAAGGCCACTACATTATTTACCACACACCAGGTCAAAATCCTTCAGGAGAGAGACCAGAGAATTTAACTTTCCGAACCATTGTTATTTGGACTAACCCCTTAAATCCGCCTGATAATTCCTATGATCATTTCTATCAAATATTTTATGGAACTCCAATTGTTATGCCTGAATTAGATTAGTATGCTCCCAACTGTCTCAAAAGTCGAACTTAGGACATTATTATGTGTGCTGCGAAACTCCGCTTGCCTTTTAGTAGGCTGTATCACAGTGTATCAAGGAGAAAGCACAGATTCTCAAAGCGTAAAGCTGTGATCAATGTTGACTTTAATAGCAGCCTTTTCTTTAACTATTAAAATACACTAAACACAATGAAATTCTTTATAGGCATTCTCATAGTTCTATCCATAGCGGTTGATATCTTTGCAAAATCAGATATCCATAACCAGCAAAATAAAACTATCATATGGAGAAGTGATACAATACTGGTTTCAGAAAACATTTATGTTCCAGTTGGAACTGCTTTGGTCATAAATCCAGGAACAACAATAATTTTTACAGGTAATTATGAGATTGTAGTTAACGGTAAAATACATGCCATGGGCGCATCAGGGCAGCCAATTGTGTTTACCGTTTCAGATACCACCGGATTTGCTGACACTACAAACAATAAAGGTGGTTGGGGGCGGATTCGCTTACTTAACAATCCCATTGACACATCTTATTTTTTCCACTGTCATTTTTTTTACGGTAAAGCTTATGCCGAAGGAATTAATCCAGCTAATGATATGCTCAAAGGAGGGGCTATTCAGGCGATTAATTATGGATCGCTAATTATTGAACACTCTTTTTTCCGGCATAACAAAGCAAAATACGCAGGAGCTGCTGTATTTATCCGCAATGTGCAGAAAACAGTAATCAGAAACAATCAGTTTACTTCTAATGAAGCACTTTATGAAGGAGGAGCAATTTCGTTAAATTTAACTCATTTTTTGATCGAGGGGAATTATTTTTCACAAAATATTGCATACAATGAGCGGGAAACCTGGTATGGCACTTCCAGAAAAGGAAGTGGAGCAGCAATTCATATTCATTACAACTCAACAGGTAATGTACTGAATAACTATTTTTTTAATAATAAAAGCGTGAATGGAGTTGTATATGAAACGGCGCCTGAAATCCGTATTATTAACAATTTAATTGCCAACAATCATGGATACGGAATTGTAATTGGCGGATATACGCTAAGCACATCAAAACTGATTAATAATACAATTGTCAATAACAAAAGTACAGCGCCGGGAGGTTCAGGTATTCTTTATTACAGTCCGTTTTTAACAATGAAAAACAATATTGTTTCGGGTAATGAGTTCATGGTGCCCGGATGGCCAGCTGTTCAAATATTTACACCGGAAAACAACACCTCTTCTCTTTCCTATTCCTGCATTGCCGACCCTCCTGTTTATTACTATGGCGAGGGCAACATTGCCGGGCCGCCCCTGTTTGTGAATCCTACCCTGGGCTCGGGGCTGGGCTACGATGGCTCTTTGGCCGATTGGTCGCTGTTGGATAACTCGCCCTGCGTGAATGCCGGCACACCCGATACCACAGGGCTTGGCTTGCCCGCCACCGACCTGTTGGGCAATCCGCGTATTTTCGGCGGCCGCATTGATATGGGTGCCATCGAAAACCAACAAGTGGTGGTGGCTCTGCCCCAAAACCCGCTGGTAAACGCCCGTGTGCAGGTTTATCCCAATCCTTTCCGTGGCAGCCCGCGTATTGTGGTCAACGATGCCTCGCGCCTCAGCAGTATGGAGCTCTACAACCAAAAGGGGCAACTGATGGGCAAAATCGAACTGTCAATGCTAAACAATGGGGCGATTTACGAACTTTCGAAGCTCCCGAACGGCCTCTACCTGCTGCGTACCCGCTTTGCTGATGGCAGCATCGAAACCACAAAGCTTATCAAAGAATAAATGTAGCTGGGGGAGGGTGTAGTAGTGCTCAAGACAAGAAGTATCTTTATAAATACATTGATAATCTGACATGAAAAAATTTTTTAACACATTTTTATTAATCCTTGCTCTGGGCGCTTCAAATGCGCATGGTCAAGGGCAGTTTACCCTGCAAACCGACACTGTTTGGGTGACCGATACGGTTAAGATTCACCAAAACATGGTTGTGCCGGCAGGCCTTACCTTAAGCATACAGGCGGGGGTTGTAGTCGAATTTCAAGGCAATTACAGCATTGATGTTTATGGTAAACTCATGGCCATTGGCACGCCTGCAAACAGTATACTTTTCACCGTGAGCGACACCACTATGTTTGCCGACACAACCACCCTGAGTGGCGGATGGGGTGGTTTGCGCTTTCTGCAGAACCAAACCGATACTTCAGTCTTAAGCTATTGCAGCTTCAAATATGGCAAGGCTGTTGTTCCGGGTGCTTTTTGGTTTCTTGGAGGCGAGGATAACAAAGGTGGCGCTGTGTATGCCAATGGCTACAAAAGCCTGGTTATTTCAAAATCGCTGTTCGAAAGAAACCATGCCAACTATTATGGAGGCGCTATTTATGTAAAAAACGTGCAAAAGTTTGTACTTACCGATAACATCTTCAGGCGAAACAGTACCTACGATTACGGGGGGGGCGTTGCCGCTGAGTATTCCAATCTTTGGATAGAGGGCAACCTGTTTCAATCCAATATTGCGATGAAAGTTCAAGGGTCATTTTGGGGACCAATGGGTTCAGGAAGTGGTGGAGGATTTTACGCTGGTCTTGGTACTCTGGGAACAATTATCAGCAACAAATTTTTTAACAACTTGAGTGTAAGTGGGGCATTGTATGAAACTGCCTATAACGTTTCGGTGGTTAACAACCTTATTGCAAACAATCGGTCCATTGGCTTGATGAACGGTCATGGATATGGCATCTCAAGGTATGTCAACAATACAGTTGTTAACAACCTGTACACTGTACCAGGAACTCCAGGATTTTTTTATAGTAGTCCGCATTTAATAATGCGCAATAATATTATTCAAGGCAACACATCAAGCTTTGGAGAACCTTTTCAGGTTTGGACAGTTAATTCCCAATTCGTTAACCTTTCCTATTCCTGCATTGCCGACCCTCCTGTTTATTACTATGGCGAGGGCAACATTGCCGGGCCGCCCCTGTTTGTGAATCCTACCCTGGGCTCGGGGCTGGGCTACGATGGCTCTTTGGCCGATTGGTCGCTGTTGGATAACTCGCCCTGCGTGAATACCGGCACACCCGATACCACAGGGCTTGGCTTGCCCGCCACCGACCTTTTGGGCAATCCGCGTATTTTCGGTGGCCGCATTGATATGGGTGCCATCGAAAACCAACACGTGGTGGTGGCTCTGCCCCAAAACCCGCTGGTAAACGCCCGTGTGCAGGTTTATCCCAATCCTTTCCGTGGCAGCCCGCGTATTGTGGTCAACGATGCCTCGCGCCTCAGCAGTATGGAGCTCTACAACCAAAAGGGGCAACTGATGGGCAAAATTGAACTGTCAATGCTAAACAATGGGGCGATTTACGAGCTGTCGAAGCTCCCGAACGGCCTCTACCTGCTGCGTACCCGCTTTGCTGATGGCAGCATCGAAACCACAAAGCTTATCAAAGAATAAATGTAGCTGGCCAGGGTGTGTATTGTGAAATATCCAGATTGTGTGATCGCAATTGCAGGCACGATAATGGCGGACTCATTTTCAGGAATGCAGCCTGTTCTGTTTTGGTTGGCCGCCTGGATTAATAAGTTTATCATTTGATTGTTAAATCAATATGACAAATAATGACAAGAAAAACTCAACCATTGATAGGTTTGAAAACAGGACTTACAGGGGTATTTATATCACTTCCAATAAATGTCGTATTCATCTGCTTATCAATTAGATATGAACTTACGTTAATGGTTGTTTTATGGTCTGTTATATTTGGCATGACTTTCCTGAGCGGTATAATGATCTTGCGCAGGATATTCCAAAAAGAAAGTGTATCGGAAAATGATTCCAAGCAGAAGTCTTCACAATTATAGATTGTTGTTTTCAGATATAAAGTCCCAGCTTCGGGCGGCGGTTGTACCGCCGCCCGGTTTAATTCGCCCGCTATCGCACGATTGCACCGTGTGGTAATATAGCCCCCCGGCTAAGCGGCATTTGCAATGCCGCTCCGAACACTATTGAATTTGCAATTCAATAAGAATTCCTAAATTTGATGTGTTATGCCTACAGCTTATCAAATAAAAGATCCATCAACATCCCATTATCTTAAATTCAGGTGGTGTGGTTGATTGATTTGCTCACAAGGCAGGTTGAGATGGTCTGATCAGACCATTTCACAGTCGCTTTGGTTGTGCTGATAGTTACACATTTTTCTATCCCAAAACAGTGCGGAGCACTTCGTGCGACTGCAATCCACGAAACACGGGCAGGTGCAGCTGGTAATAAAGGATCAGAATCTCGAGCAGACGACGGCGCTGGATCAGGTTAAAGTCCAGTTTATGAAGATCCTGCAGGCTGGTTTCGGCAAGTTTGCGCAACAGCAATGCTTCATCGCGATTGATGTAGTAATTGAGTCCGGCCGGTTGCCTGCGGAAGCTGCCATCGAGCAGGTCGAATACCTGCCAGTCCGGTTCGGCCTGCAGGCGTGGATAGAAGCCCAGAAAACGGCTGAGCTCGAGCATGAAATAAAGATGAAAATCGGTATAGTGTGCATCTTGAAGGTCGAACCATTGCAGGCTGCTGTGCAAAAAGCCGAACAGCATCGGGTTGGGTCCTTGTTCCATCAGGGTTTTTGAGAGCAGTTCGGCCAAAAACAACGCCATTGTCCGTTTGTCGGGCAGGTTAGGAATGCTGTGGTAGGGGTAGGTCACAGCTACTTCCGAAAAATACTGAAAGTCTTTGGCAGGGTTGACGTTGGCCACAAAATCCACCAGGTTGAGGGGCTGAAACAAGGCAGGCCTGAATCGGGAACGGCGGCTGTAAGCTCCTTTGACCATAAAGGTCAGCAATCCGTGCTGCTCGCTGTAGATCCTGACGATGAGGCTGCTATCGCTGTAGCGCAACTGTTGCAGCACAATGCCCCTGCTTTGGTGGCTCATGGTTTGCGCATCAGCATGATTTTGGTGACAAGGGTGTCGTAACCGCTGTTGTCGCTGACAAAGACGAGGTAAATGCCGGGTTGCACGTTTTGTCCGCCAAGGTTACGTCCGTCCCACAGGGCTTGTCCGCCCAGCGAACGGGTTTGAAACACCAGGTTGCCGTTCATATCCGTCACTTTCACGATGGCATCGCGCACCAGGCCTTTGATGGCGATGGGGCCGGTGTATTCGGGCCTCACAGGATTGGGAAAGGCATACACATCGGAGATGATGTCGGGCGGGGTGGTGGCGCTGCCGCGATAGGAGATGATGCCGGCAGGTGTGCCAAAGAACACTTCGCCATCGTCGGTGATGGCAATGCTGTTGACGGTGTTGGAGAGCAGCGGGCTGTTTTCGGTGTTGAAATAGTGCACCTGTTCCAGCCCGTCTTTCGACAATAGGAAGGCTCCGTTTTCGGTGCCAAACCATTTG from Bacteroidota bacterium includes:
- a CDS encoding PQQ-binding-like beta-propeller repeat protein; the protein is MKTICTLLISSFLLAASCSKEKTPDVQTDENGVVIAKPILWKTHRHATTVVNNSYTRNPIYHYNNIVVHTTNGNERRRLTMLNSDNGEIIWHWDDHVFPQSTARFIDISYYFQKDHLLTWQMGSRSYCVNLNNGSTHWKIRRENWWDVRIQPYRDNYFFSTVESTNSSNYVVYKAHITDITDGETNVFLEANLSGDFINSNNSKGGVLYSNLTSDPSLIVVTYFEPLPNWFANIFHGLYNTQTNDWVWDRKLLGPPRQSSGVHTPPIVYQNRIYAAYSNSIVCHDIATGVKLWQKEFQGDFAFSGFIIEEDKIIANCEDTYTYCLNPQTGEQLWRTQSAGTSSPISYLNGVVYFAGGSTGRLHAIEVATGKMLWSINVDRLGEKGGMFSYNGIYVLPASGGKPAKVIALSGLYAYCFEAAK
- a CDS encoding right-handed parallel beta-helix repeat-containing protein, which produces MKFFIGILIVLSIAVDIFAKSDIHNQQNKTIIWRSDTILVSENIYVPVGTALVINPGTTIIFTGNYEIVVNGKIHAMGASGQPIVFTVSDTTGFADTTNNKGGWGRIRLLNNPIDTSYFFHCHFFYGKAYAEGINPANDMLKGGAIQAINYGSLIIEHSFFRHNKAKYAGAAVFIRNVQKTVIRNNQFTSNEALYEGGAISLNLTHFLIEGNYFSQNIAYNERETWYGTSRKGSGAAIHIHYNSTGNVLNNYFFNNKSVNGVVYETAPEIRIINNLIANNHGYGIVIGGYTLSTSKLINNTIVNNKSTAPGGSGILYYSPFLTMKNNIVSGNEFMVPGWPAVQIFTPENNTSSLSYSCIADPPVYYYGEGNIAGPPLFVNPTLGSGLGYDGSLADWSLLDNSPCVNAGTPDTTGLGLPATDLLGNPRIFGGRIDMGAIENQQVVVALPQNPLVNARVQVYPNPFRGSPRIVVNDASRLSSMELYNQKGQLMGKIELSMLNNGAIYELSKLPNGLYLLRTRFADGSIETTKLIKE
- a CDS encoding T9SS type A sorting domain-containing protein, giving the protein MKKFFNTFLLILALGASNAHGQGQFTLQTDTVWVTDTVKIHQNMVVPAGLTLSIQAGVVVEFQGNYSIDVYGKLMAIGTPANSILFTVSDTTMFADTTTLSGGWGGLRFLQNQTDTSVLSYCSFKYGKAVVPGAFWFLGGEDNKGGAVYANGYKSLVISKSLFERNHANYYGGAIYVKNVQKFVLTDNIFRRNSTYDYGGGVAAEYSNLWIEGNLFQSNIAMKVQGSFWGPMGSGSGGGFYAGLGTLGTIISNKFFNNLSVSGALYETAYNVSVVNNLIANNRSIGLMNGHGYGISRYVNNTVVNNLYTVPGTPGFFYSSPHLIMRNNIIQGNTSSFGEPFQVWTVNSQFVNLSYSCIADPPVYYYGEGNIAGPPLFVNPTLGSGLGYDGSLADWSLLDNSPCVNTGTPDTTGLGLPATDLLGNPRIFGGRIDMGAIENQHVVVALPQNPLVNARVQVYPNPFRGSPRIVVNDASRLSSMELYNQKGQLMGKIELSMLNNGAIYELSKLPNGLYLLRTRFADGSIETTKLIKE
- the recO gene encoding DNA repair protein RecO; the protein is MSHQSRGIVLQQLRYSDSSLIVRIYSEQHGLLTFMVKGAYSRRSRFRPALFQPLNLVDFVANVNPAKDFQYFSEVAVTYPYHSIPNLPDKRTMALFLAELLSKTLMEQGPNPMLFGFLHSSLQWFDLQDAHYTDFHLYFMLELSRFLGFYPRLQAEPDWQVFDLLDGSFRRQPAGLNYYINRDEALLLRKLAETSLQDLHKLDFNLIQRRRLLEILILYYQLHLPVFRGLQSHEVLRTVLG